In a genomic window of Octopus bimaculoides isolate UCB-OBI-ISO-001 chromosome 25, ASM119413v2, whole genome shotgun sequence:
- the LOC106878839 gene encoding leukocyte receptor cluster member 1 homolog: MNILHHKSWHVRTKKNIERVRQDEEKAAQEEKEKQRRVALAEQEARTEILRAKVQRKSIEENPENRVCEAVPALRHINFFSAKQSEEDQMFHTFVYILQHDKKTTKKIKTKSSSKSSETSLEQLRAERLQRENKEKEKAKMLFAKLNKGSVPEKSSKTTIDSDRDRRYSSQYNPSFARQNKPRN; this comes from the exons tTGGCATGTTCGAACCAAGAAGAATATCGAACGAGTGCGACAAGATGAAGAAAAAGCTGCCcaagaggaaaaagagaagcaACGGAGGGTTGCTCTAGCT GAACAAGAagcaaggactgaaattttgcgAGCAAAAGTACAACGAAAGAGTATTGAAGAAAATCCAGAGAACAGAGTTTGTGAAGCTGTACCGGCACTGAGACACATCAACTTTTTCTCTGCCAAACAAAGCGAAGAG GATCAAATGTTTcacacttttgtttatattttgcagcACGACAAGAAGACAACAAAGAAAATCAAGACGAAATCATCATCAAAGTCCTCGGAAACTTCTTTGGAACAGCTCCGAGCTGAACGTCTACAAAGGGAGaacaaagagaaggagaaagctAAAATGTTGTTTGCTAAGTTGAACAAGGGGTCAGTTCCTGAAAAGAGCAGTAAGACTACCATTGACTCCGACAGAGACAGACGATACAGTAGCCAATATAACCCTTCTTTTGCACGGCAGAATAAACCCAGGAACTAA
- the LOC106877580 gene encoding CD2 antigen cytoplasmic tail-binding protein 2 homolog, producing MASSAHKTMRRKLVDGDGEILAGAPKRMCLETAQEADDGVVTSKEASSRRFKEKHSLDSDEEDQAEGEALDEDDIEGQEDATIDYDEGIKITPFNMKEELETGHFDKQGTYIFDKQDEIRDNWIDNIDWQYVKHTSQSKQNSSARKSYDDDDDDDEEEEEYEFGGGVESNSIYEKMVKLMLPGETVLRAIRRLGGGVKSRQKASAANRWKTKMGRKKNEVDEKEKESPEEGGEENKKIQQQQQQLEEENKEKMLELTGYADHMLSTGQMEVYEMTFEKLNYILKKDSTTSADVGDMLTGKTTTSAEDSNSMLDMFADTIDNKDNNVTRATVSDAKSTDKSADNQNGTSKGKAVSHFATYIHTYINICI from the exons ATGGCTTCGAGCGCGCACAAAACGATGAGGAGGAAACTGGTTGATGGAGATGGCGAGATCCTCGCCGGAGCACCGAAGAGGATGTGTCTGGAGACGGCACAAGAGGCTGACGACGGCGTCGTGACATCGAAGGAGGCGAGTAGTCGGAGGTTTAAGGAGAAGCATTCGTTGGACAGCGACGAAGAAGACCAAGCAGAAGGTGAAGCGTTGGACGAAGACGACATAGAAG GACAGGAAGATGCCACAATAGATTATGATGAAGGTATAAAGATAACCCCTTTCAACATGAAGGAAGAGCTGGAGACTGGCCACTTTGACAAACAGGGGACATATATCTTTGACAAACAG GATGAGATACGTGACAACTGGATCGACAACATTGACTGGCAATATGTGAAACACACAAGTCAGAGTAAACAGAATTCGTCTGCAAGGAagagttatgatgatgatgacgatgatgatgaggaggaggaagagtatgAATTTGGGGGGGGTGTTGAAAGTAATTCGATCTACGAGAAGATGGTGAAACTGATGTTACCAGGTGAGACTGTGCTGAGAGCAATACGGCGTTTGGGTGGAGGGGTAAAGAGCAGGCAGAAGGCCTCCGCTGCCAACAGGTGGAAAACAAAGATGGGAAGGAAAAAGAATGAGGTCGACGAGAAGGAAAAGGAGTCACCAGAAGAGGGAGGGGAAGAAAATAAGAAGattcaacagcaacagcagcaactggAAGAGGAAAACAAAGAGAAGATGTTGGAGTTGACCGGTTACGCTGACCATATGCTCTCCACTGGTCAGATGGAGGTGTACGAGATGACCTTTGAGAAACTGAACTATATTCTGAAGAAAGACTCCACTACATCAGCTGACGTTGGTGACATGTTGACAGGAAAGACAACAACATCGGCAGAGGACAGCAACAGCATGTTGGATATGTTTGCAGATACAATTGATAATAAGGACAATAATGTAACCAGGGCAACAGTCAGTGATGCCAAGTCTACAGACAAATCAGCTGATAATCAGAATGGAACCTCAAAAGGTAAGGCTGTTTCTCAttttgctacatacatacatacatacataaatatatgtatatag